In one Planctomycetota bacterium genomic region, the following are encoded:
- a CDS encoding DUF669 domain-containing protein: MATLKGFNANDVEPTTDFEPIPAGKYLAVITESEVKPNKLGTGSYLQLTFQVIEGEFKGRFLWARLNLDNPNATAVKIARAELSAICRAVGVTSPNDSIELHDLPLLISVKCKKRADTGELNNEIKGYAKKEAAAGKPVQAAVDTTPPWRRAS; this comes from the coding sequence ATGGCGACCCTTAAAGGCTTTAACGCGAACGACGTGGAACCGACGACCGATTTTGAACCGATTCCGGCTGGTAAATACCTCGCAGTCATCACCGAAAGCGAAGTTAAACCCAACAAGTTGGGTACCGGAAGTTACCTGCAACTCACTTTCCAAGTGATCGAAGGAGAATTCAAAGGGCGGTTTCTGTGGGCACGGCTCAATCTCGACAACCCCAACGCCACGGCGGTCAAGATCGCCCGCGCCGAACTGTCGGCCATTTGCCGGGCGGTCGGCGTCACGTCCCCGAACGACTCGATCGAGTTGCACGACTTGCCGCTCTTGATCTCGGTGAAGTGCAAGAAGCGCGCAGACACGGGCGAACTCAATAACGAGATCAAAGGCTATGCCAAGAAGGAAGCTGCCGCTGGTAAACCGGTTCAGGCGGCAGTCGATACGACTCCCCCCTGGCGTCGCGCGAGTTAG
- a CDS encoding DEAD/DEAH box helicase family protein: MQLRPYQAEAVAAVYRHLREHDDNPVVVIPTAGGKTPILATICRDAVNVWKGRVLVVSHVKELLEQAVAKLKIVCPELLVGVYSAGLGRRDISQHVIVAGIQSVYKRAQELGAFDLIVVDEAHLIPADGEGMYRQFLSDARAINPHLRVIGLTATPFRLDSGSICAADHFLNTVCYEVGIKELIRDGYLCPLVSKAGASTVNTSALRVRGGEFIADEVEALMDADALVNAACAEIVERTKQRRACLIFASGVRHGEHVTRVLHEQFGAECGFVCGDTSAPLREELLARFRGQCSSGLFERAPLKYLCNVNVLTTGFDAPNIDCVAILRPTMSAGLFYQMVGRGFRLYSGKQNCLVLDFGGNLLRHGPVDQVQPKSRNSDGCCPAPAKECPECHSVIAAAYASCPDCGYVFPQPERPAHESKASEAGVLSGQATLTTHHVCDVYYSIHTKRDAREGDPRTMRVDYKVGWNDYKSEWICFEHSGYARQKAVAWWKRRSPDPVPDTIERAVELAQSEALAKPLAITVRSVSGEPYERIADYELGPLPEPVSVEGLALYEDDPEVPF, translated from the coding sequence ATGCAACTTCGTCCGTACCAAGCCGAGGCTGTCGCCGCTGTCTATCGACACCTGCGCGAGCACGACGACAACCCTGTGGTGGTCATTCCCACGGCTGGCGGCAAGACACCGATTTTGGCGACCATCTGCCGCGACGCCGTGAATGTTTGGAAGGGACGGGTCCTGGTCGTCAGTCATGTCAAGGAACTGCTTGAGCAAGCTGTTGCCAAACTGAAAATCGTGTGTCCCGAACTCCTGGTCGGCGTCTATTCAGCCGGGCTGGGCCGGCGCGACATCTCGCAGCACGTGATCGTGGCCGGCATCCAATCCGTCTATAAACGGGCCCAGGAGCTGGGGGCGTTCGACCTGATCGTCGTCGATGAAGCCCATTTGATTCCCGCCGATGGCGAAGGGATGTACCGACAGTTTCTCTCCGATGCGCGAGCCATTAATCCTCACCTGCGTGTGATCGGGCTGACGGCCACGCCATTCCGGCTGGACTCGGGATCGATTTGTGCGGCGGATCATTTTTTGAACACTGTTTGCTATGAGGTGGGGATTAAGGAGCTGATTCGCGATGGCTATCTCTGCCCGCTGGTGAGCAAAGCGGGCGCCTCGACCGTCAACACCAGCGCCCTGCGAGTGCGTGGTGGCGAGTTCATTGCCGATGAAGTCGAGGCGCTGATGGATGCCGATGCCTTAGTCAACGCGGCCTGCGCGGAGATCGTCGAGCGCACCAAGCAGCGGCGCGCCTGTCTGATTTTCGCCAGTGGCGTCCGGCACGGAGAGCATGTCACGCGCGTGCTGCACGAACAGTTTGGCGCGGAGTGTGGTTTTGTGTGTGGCGACACGTCTGCGCCGCTGCGAGAAGAACTTCTGGCCAGGTTTCGTGGTCAATGCTCCTCCGGTCTATTTGAACGTGCCCCGCTCAAATACCTTTGCAATGTAAATGTTCTGACCACGGGATTCGATGCGCCCAACATCGACTGCGTGGCGATTCTGCGCCCGACGATGTCCGCTGGCTTGTTCTATCAGATGGTGGGCCGAGGATTTCGGCTGTATTCCGGCAAGCAGAACTGCTTGGTGCTCGACTTCGGCGGCAATCTTCTCCGGCACGGCCCCGTGGATCAGGTGCAGCCCAAGAGTCGCAACAGCGATGGTTGCTGCCCAGCGCCGGCCAAGGAATGTCCCGAGTGCCATTCGGTGATCGCTGCTGCCTATGCGAGCTGCCCCGACTGCGGCTATGTCTTTCCGCAACCGGAGCGTCCGGCTCACGAGTCGAAAGCCAGTGAAGCGGGCGTACTATCGGGACAAGCCACGCTTACGACGCATCACGTATGCGACGTTTATTACTCGATCCACACCAAGCGAGACGCTCGCGAAGGTGACCCGCGCACGATGCGCGTCGACTACAAGGTCGGCTGGAACGACTACAAATCGGAATGGATCTGTTTTGAACATTCTGGTTACGCCCGACAAAAAGCGGTTGCCTGGTGGAAGCGCCGCTCTCCTGACCCGGTACCCGACACCATCGAGCGGGCCGTGGAACTTGCGCAGAGCGAGGCGTTGGCCAAGCCGCTTGCGATCACGGTCCGATCCGTGTCGGGAGAGCCCTATGAACGGATCGCCGATTATGAACTCGGCCCGCTTCCCGAACCGGTCTCTGTCGAGGGGCTGGCACTTTACGAAGACGATCCTGAGGTGCCGTTTTAA
- a CDS encoding metallophosphoesterase: MARVLVIGDTHCPGMRRGYVDFLQRVADTHDVNRVVHIGDLVDWASISFHEKSPALSNASREFKHAKLQVASLVRTFPKADWLLGNHDALTERQALSVGLPPQVLRDYADLWELDWIVHPRFSKICIDGVMYAHGDSGRAGHDAALAQAKDHFRSTAIGHFHGQAGVKWWANPEFRVFGLSVGCGIDAGRLQFEYGRRIVAKPILGCGVVIDGRRAFFEPWLLKSR, translated from the coding sequence ATGGCTCGAGTACTTGTGATTGGCGATACGCATTGTCCCGGCATGCGTCGCGGGTACGTCGACTTCCTCCAACGGGTTGCCGACACCCACGATGTTAACCGCGTGGTGCACATCGGTGACCTAGTTGATTGGGCATCGATCAGCTTTCACGAGAAGAGCCCGGCCTTGAGCAACGCGTCGCGAGAATTCAAGCATGCCAAGCTCCAGGTAGCCTCGCTGGTTCGCACGTTTCCCAAGGCCGATTGGCTTCTTGGCAACCATGATGCCTTGACCGAGCGGCAGGCGCTTTCGGTCGGGCTACCGCCGCAAGTGCTGCGCGACTATGCGGATCTATGGGAACTCGATTGGATCGTGCATCCGCGCTTCTCGAAAATCTGCATCGACGGCGTGATGTACGCGCATGGCGACAGCGGCCGCGCCGGCCATGACGCGGCACTGGCGCAGGCCAAGGATCATTTTCGGTCGACGGCGATTGGTCACTTTCACGGTCAGGCCGGCGTGAAGTGGTGGGCCAATCCCGAGTTCCGCGTGTTTGGCCTGTCGGTCGGATGCGGGATCGACGCCGGCCGCCTGCAGTTTGAATACGGCCGTCGGATCGTCGCCAAGCCGATTCTCGGTTGCGGCGTGGTCATCGACGGTCGTCGAGCGTTTTTCGAACCTTGGTTATTGAAATCACGTTGA
- a CDS encoding DUF1937 family protein gives MIYLASPYSHPSTAVRERRFEEACRAAATLLRSGLVVFSPIVHSHPIAGLGLPTNWEFWSQIDRAYLARCDVLAVLTLAGWQDSVGVQAEIAFARELGLPTVYVAPGDLAVEGQIASPIGVQEVPAA, from the coding sequence ATGATCTATCTCGCCAGTCCTTATAGCCATCCCAGTACTGCTGTGCGCGAACGCAGGTTCGAAGAGGCGTGTCGTGCAGCTGCCACCTTGCTCCGGTCAGGCCTGGTGGTCTTTTCACCGATTGTGCATAGCCACCCGATTGCTGGTCTGGGGTTGCCAACGAACTGGGAATTCTGGTCCCAGATAGACCGCGCTTACTTGGCCCGTTGCGACGTGCTGGCTGTGCTGACTCTTGCGGGCTGGCAGGACAGTGTGGGCGTTCAGGCAGAAATCGCCTTTGCTCGCGAACTCGGACTGCCGACTGTTTACGTCGCGCCGGGTGACCTCGCAGTCGAAGGCCAAATTGCCTCGCCAATCGGCGTGCAAGAGGTGCCCGCCGCATGA
- a CDS encoding DUF2924 domain-containing protein — protein sequence MLNVAKEVAALERMTVDQLQAKYAEVFGEPTNGRHKEWLIKRIIWRMQANAEGDLSERARRRAMELANDSDLRMTPPRERTPAANVPERTLTLASTIRPSTELLPGTELKRDYKGRTIRATVLDTGFECEGQRYKSLTAVAKAITGKHWNGFHFFGLRQNGGGQ from the coding sequence ATGTTGAATGTAGCGAAAGAGGTCGCCGCACTAGAGCGGATGACCGTTGACCAATTGCAGGCGAAGTACGCCGAAGTTTTCGGCGAACCCACGAATGGACGCCACAAAGAGTGGCTCATCAAACGGATCATTTGGCGGATGCAGGCCAACGCCGAGGGCGATCTCTCGGAACGAGCGCGCCGGCGGGCGATGGAACTGGCCAACGACTCCGACTTGCGTATGACGCCACCGCGCGAGCGGACACCCGCCGCTAACGTCCCCGAACGAACCCTGACGCTGGCCTCAACCATCCGACCGAGTACCGAACTGCTACCCGGCACCGAGCTCAAGCGCGATTACAAGGGCCGGACCATTCGCGCCACCGTGCTGGACACCGGTTTTGAATGCGAAGGCCAGCGCTACAAGTCGCTGACCGCGGTTGCCAAGGCGATTACTGGCAAGCACTGGAATGGGTTTCATTTCTTTGGGCTGCGCCAGAATGGCGGTGGCCAATGA
- a CDS encoding recombinase family protein gives MTRRSAKPLAPLVMQCAIYTRKSTEEGLEQEFNSLDAQRDAGEAYISSQRHEGWVCLPNRYDDGGFTGGNMERPALQRLMADIEAGRVNCVVVYKVDRLSRSLLDFARMMEVFEKHHVSFVSVTQQFNTATSMGRLILNVLLSFAQFEREMISERTRDKIAATRRKGKWSGGMPILGYNVVETKLVVNEAEAQQVREIFDLYLQRQSLLAVAKELNARDRRTKHWITRKGTARGGRRFDKNAIYDLLTNVAYVGKVRYKDEVHRGEHRAIVDAETFNQAQSLLQRNGRAGGKSTRHPPALLRGVLRCTACGCGMSHTYTAKGNRQYCYYVCHRAQKQGWQVCPSPSIPAGEIERFVIDQLKGISHDPLLIEETLVQARRQTEDQIQRLTAERPRLMRELRDGHVELTRLATSAEPGEPGLPDAHDRIRHVERRLAELDGELASIEASPLNKTDVAAVLADFDALWGCLAPHEQARAIELLVEQVAYDGRVGSISITFRPAGLTQLALELALRKEQVA, from the coding sequence ATGACCCGAAGATCAGCAAAACCCCTCGCCCCGCTGGTGATGCAGTGTGCGATCTACACCCGCAAAAGCACCGAAGAAGGTCTCGAGCAGGAATTCAACTCGCTGGACGCCCAGCGCGATGCCGGCGAAGCGTATATCAGCAGTCAACGGCACGAAGGCTGGGTCTGCCTCCCCAACCGTTACGACGACGGCGGATTCACCGGCGGCAACATGGAACGACCGGCGCTCCAGCGCCTGATGGCTGATATCGAAGCGGGCCGGGTCAATTGTGTCGTGGTTTACAAAGTCGATCGCCTGAGCCGGTCACTGCTGGATTTTGCCCGGATGATGGAGGTCTTCGAGAAACACCACGTCTCGTTCGTTTCCGTCACGCAGCAATTCAATACCGCCACGTCGATGGGACGGTTGATCTTGAACGTGCTGCTATCGTTTGCGCAGTTCGAGCGGGAAATGATCTCGGAACGGACCCGCGACAAAATCGCCGCCACCCGCCGCAAAGGCAAATGGTCCGGCGGCATGCCGATCCTGGGTTACAACGTCGTCGAGACCAAGCTGGTCGTCAACGAGGCGGAAGCCCAGCAGGTCCGTGAAATCTTCGATTTGTACTTGCAGCGGCAGTCGCTCCTGGCGGTGGCGAAAGAACTCAACGCGCGGGACCGGCGGACCAAGCATTGGATCACCCGCAAAGGGACGGCGCGCGGCGGGCGTCGGTTCGACAAGAACGCTATTTACGACCTGCTCACGAACGTGGCCTACGTCGGCAAGGTTCGCTATAAGGACGAGGTTCACCGAGGGGAGCACAGGGCGATCGTGGACGCCGAAACGTTTAATCAGGCCCAATCGCTTTTGCAACGGAATGGCCGCGCCGGCGGCAAGTCGACCCGCCACCCACCGGCCTTGCTGCGGGGTGTATTACGTTGTACCGCCTGTGGCTGCGGCATGAGCCACACCTATACCGCGAAGGGGAATCGGCAATACTGCTATTACGTCTGCCATCGCGCTCAGAAGCAGGGCTGGCAGGTTTGTCCGTCGCCGTCGATCCCCGCTGGTGAAATCGAACGGTTCGTCATCGACCAACTCAAGGGTATCAGTCACGATCCGCTCTTGATCGAAGAAACCCTGGTTCAGGCCCGCCGCCAAACGGAAGATCAAATCCAACGTCTCACGGCGGAACGTCCGCGCCTAATGCGCGAACTCCGCGATGGCCATGTCGAGCTCACGCGGTTGGCGACCTCGGCTGAGCCAGGGGAGCCGGGTCTTCCAGATGCCCACGATCGAATTAGGCACGTCGAACGGCGGCTGGCCGAGCTCGATGGCGAACTAGCGTCGATTGAAGCAAGCCCGCTCAACAAGACCGACGTGGCCGCGGTACTTGCCGACTTTGACGCCCTCTGGGGCTGCCTTGCCCCGCACGAGCAGGCGCGCGCGATCGAGCTGCTCGTCGAGCAGGTCGCTTACGATGGGAGGGTGGGGAGCATTTCGATCACCTTCCGGCCTGCCGGCCTGACGCAATTGGCGTTGGAATTGGCCCTGCGAAAGGAGCAGGTGGCATGA
- a CDS encoding TIGR04255 family protein: MTQSAAARFRKPPVVEVWISVEFDPNENKREWQLELVQQYVELYQAELPKLEAVHERQIQVDETSPQALPKVIGQQVRLQFVRMSNGRRTRALQIGDDQLSFHVLKEDQAYPGYRIVRDEMQRKLDDYARIFQPTRIRNATLHYLDIIDIPRPESGEIDLPDYFVASIDLPEEPFGQIGGFAHRFQMACPVDPGPLLLQLQAIPSPPESNVFRFRMDWHKQSAAVNTLDLSQVWSRMDVAHDYMRRCFLASFTQRTLELFDPVSDTE; this comes from the coding sequence ATGACGCAATCAGCCGCGGCCCGATTCCGAAAACCACCCGTAGTCGAAGTCTGGATTTCCGTAGAGTTCGACCCGAACGAAAATAAACGCGAGTGGCAATTGGAGTTGGTTCAACAGTACGTCGAACTCTATCAGGCAGAACTTCCAAAGCTCGAAGCGGTTCACGAGCGACAGATTCAGGTCGATGAAACGTCACCTCAAGCGCTCCCTAAGGTCATCGGACAACAGGTACGCTTGCAGTTCGTTCGCATGTCGAATGGACGGCGGACACGAGCGCTTCAGATTGGAGACGACCAGTTGTCGTTTCATGTTCTGAAGGAAGATCAGGCTTATCCGGGATACCGGATTGTGCGTGATGAGATGCAACGAAAGCTCGATGACTATGCTCGAATTTTCCAACCAACTCGAATCCGTAACGCGACGTTGCACTACCTCGACATAATCGACATTCCGCGACCGGAAAGTGGCGAGATCGACCTCCCCGACTATTTCGTAGCGTCTATCGACCTTCCGGAGGAACCTTTTGGGCAGATTGGTGGCTTCGCCCATCGATTTCAGATGGCGTGCCCAGTGGACCCTGGGCCCTTGCTGCTGCAATTACAGGCCATCCCGTCCCCCCCGGAAAGCAATGTCTTCCGGTTTCGCATGGACTGGCACAAACAGTCTGCCGCCGTGAACACGCTGGATTTATCGCAAGTGTGGTCGCGGATGGATGTTGCGCACGACTACATGAGGCGATGTTTCCTCGCGTCGTTTACACAACGTACCCTTGAATTATTCGATCCTGTCTCGGACACTGAATAA
- a CDS encoding MBL fold metallo-hydrolase, whose product MEVFFLDVGQGTCQIILLGGRRAIVLDCGVPNDRLVLQFLRRLGIEYLDRLIISHSHSDHIGGAVSVLGEYQDRIEKICFVQDDQFLASSFWRRISELVRAGTLTKQHLIRLEATTEPQLIWSDEPRSARLRTYSPTAAENLLAQDAGQQNPTSAVLFFDVRDQRIIFAADSEVSQWQEIRAQSGRRMACRVLAVPHHAGRAHSSPQDLEWLFGEALAAEVAVISVGTSNTHGHPRQDVIKALTARGAKIMCTQITRRCNNSLETLRPAVLRPVLHQGRSSSVRDVTRAGNSRNVACAGTVHVLVSPTGMEIQQLAAHQQAVDKLAASSAPICPLCRLS is encoded by the coding sequence ATGGAAGTCTTCTTCTTGGATGTAGGCCAAGGAACGTGCCAAATTATTCTCCTGGGGGGCCGGCGCGCGATCGTTCTCGACTGCGGGGTTCCCAATGATCGGCTGGTGCTTCAATTTCTTCGGCGATTGGGCATAGAATACCTTGACCGCCTCATCATCTCGCATAGTCACAGCGACCACATTGGGGGCGCTGTTTCGGTCCTTGGCGAGTATCAGGATCGGATCGAAAAAATCTGTTTCGTTCAGGACGACCAATTCCTAGCCAGTTCATTCTGGCGTCGAATCTCAGAATTGGTGCGCGCGGGGACGCTTACAAAACAGCACTTGATTCGCCTCGAAGCAACGACCGAGCCCCAACTGATCTGGTCAGATGAGCCGCGTTCCGCACGTTTACGGACATATTCCCCTACGGCCGCTGAAAATTTGTTAGCACAGGATGCCGGCCAGCAGAATCCGACAAGCGCGGTGCTTTTCTTCGATGTTCGCGATCAGCGTATCATTTTTGCTGCCGACTCCGAAGTTAGCCAATGGCAAGAGATTCGCGCACAAAGTGGAAGGCGAATGGCTTGCCGCGTACTTGCCGTTCCACATCACGCGGGGCGCGCGCATAGTTCGCCACAAGACTTAGAGTGGTTGTTCGGCGAAGCGTTGGCGGCAGAAGTTGCCGTTATTTCCGTCGGCACGAGTAACACGCATGGGCACCCGAGGCAGGATGTGATCAAAGCGCTGACGGCGCGAGGCGCAAAAATAATGTGTACTCAGATCACGCGCCGATGCAATAACAGTCTCGAAACATTGCGTCCGGCAGTATTGCGACCGGTTCTGCATCAGGGCCGGTCATCCTCGGTTCGTGATGTCACACGTGCCGGCAACAGTCGCAACGTTGCGTGCGCCGGTACAGTACATGTATTGGTCTCGCCCACGGGGATGGAAATTCAACAGCTTGCTGCACATCAGCAGGCCGTAGACAAGTTGGCTGCCTCATCTGCCCCAATTTGTCCTCTATGTCGCTTGAGTTGA
- a CDS encoding M42 family metallopeptidase yields the protein METAAAEFLQRVLETPSPSGFEAPVQAHVRDYLAGTADEIRTDLHGNVIAVKNPDAPLRVMLAGHADQIGMLVQYIDTEGFLYVQMIGGWDPQVLIGQRMTVWTAGGPVPGIIARKPIHLLTDEERKQVVKLKDLWLDIGATSREDAQAVTRIGDPVTMDLRYQPMRNGFAYATAMDDKCGMWTVVEAFRRASMRKLDCALYCVSTVQEEIGLRGATTSTFSVHPQVGIAVDVTHATDCPSIDKKQEGDVKLGGGPVIYRGPNMNPRVVDRLVSCAQSANIPHQLAASGRATGTDANTMQIARGGVATALVSIPNRYMHSPVEMISLPDIDRAADLLAEFIGSVTANDDFTP from the coding sequence ATGGAAACCGCCGCCGCCGAGTTTTTGCAACGCGTGCTCGAAACCCCCAGCCCCAGCGGCTTTGAAGCCCCGGTCCAAGCCCACGTTCGCGATTACCTGGCCGGCACGGCCGACGAGATTCGCACCGATCTGCACGGGAACGTCATCGCGGTCAAAAATCCCGACGCGCCGCTGCGCGTCATGCTGGCCGGCCACGCCGACCAGATTGGCATGCTGGTTCAATACATCGACACCGAAGGTTTTCTCTACGTGCAGATGATCGGCGGTTGGGATCCGCAAGTGTTGATCGGCCAACGGATGACGGTCTGGACCGCCGGCGGGCCGGTGCCGGGTATCATCGCGCGCAAGCCGATTCATCTGCTGACCGACGAAGAGCGGAAGCAGGTCGTCAAGCTCAAGGATCTGTGGCTCGACATCGGCGCGACCAGCCGCGAAGACGCGCAAGCGGTCACGCGGATCGGCGACCCGGTCACGATGGACCTCCGCTACCAGCCCATGCGCAACGGCTTTGCCTACGCCACGGCCATGGACGACAAGTGCGGCATGTGGACGGTGGTCGAAGCGTTTCGCCGGGCCAGCATGCGGAAACTCGACTGTGCGCTGTATTGCGTGAGCACGGTACAGGAAGAGATCGGGCTGCGCGGGGCCACGACCTCGACCTTCTCGGTGCATCCGCAGGTCGGCATCGCGGTCGACGTGACCCACGCCACCGACTGTCCCTCGATCGACAAGAAGCAAGAAGGAGACGTTAAACTCGGCGGCGGCCCGGTGATTTACCGTGGGCCGAACATGAACCCGCGGGTGGTCGATCGTCTGGTCAGTTGTGCCCAGTCGGCGAACATTCCACACCAGTTGGCCGCCTCGGGCCGCGCGACCGGCACCGACGCCAACACCATGCAAATCGCCCGCGGCGGCGTGGCCACGGCGCTGGTCAGCATTCCGAACCGTTACATGCACAGCCCGGTCGAAATGATTTCGCTGCCGGATATCGACCGCGCGGCGGACCTGCTGGCCGAGTTCATCGGCTCGGTCACGGCGAATGATGATTTTACGCCGTGA
- a CDS encoding ParA family protein, which translates to MRSIAIINQKGGVGKTTTAVNLSAALAESGQRVQLIDLDPQAHATLHLGVEPSGETGSIYEVLLSHASLAQVRQQVDERLWLVGSHIDLAAAEMELAGVVGRELILRDQFSKDRPADPSSAEASFDYTLIDCPPSLGVLTLNALAAVDEVFIPLQPHFLALHGLSKLLETIELVQRRLNPRLHVSGVVLCMFESATRLATEVTQDVTDFFERAQASGGPWAAAKIFPTRIRRNIRLAEAPSFGQSIFQYAADSHGADDYRRLAADVLEPSAASNEAAADRALLA; encoded by the coding sequence ATGCGCTCGATTGCCATCATCAATCAAAAAGGGGGCGTGGGAAAGACGACCACGGCCGTCAATCTGAGCGCCGCGCTGGCCGAGTCGGGTCAGCGCGTCCAGTTGATCGACCTGGACCCCCAGGCCCACGCCACGCTCCACCTGGGTGTCGAACCCAGCGGCGAGACCGGCTCAATCTACGAAGTGCTGTTGTCGCACGCCAGTTTGGCCCAGGTGCGCCAGCAGGTCGACGAGCGACTGTGGCTGGTCGGTTCGCACATCGATCTGGCCGCCGCCGAAATGGAATTGGCCGGCGTCGTGGGGCGCGAACTAATCCTGCGCGATCAGTTCAGCAAAGATCGCCCCGCTGACCCCAGCAGCGCCGAAGCCTCGTTCGACTACACCCTGATCGATTGTCCGCCGTCGTTGGGAGTGCTGACGCTCAACGCCCTGGCCGCGGTCGACGAGGTGTTTATTCCGTTGCAGCCTCACTTCCTGGCGCTGCACGGCTTGAGCAAACTGCTTGAGACGATCGAACTGGTGCAGCGGCGATTGAACCCGCGGCTGCACGTCTCGGGCGTGGTGTTGTGCATGTTCGAGTCGGCGACCCGACTGGCCACGGAAGTGACGCAGGACGTCACTGACTTTTTCGAGCGGGCCCAGGCGTCGGGTGGCCCGTGGGCCGCCGCCAAGATTTTTCCCACGCGCATCCGCCGGAACATTCGACTGGCCGAGGCGCCCAGCTTTGGGCAGTCGATCTTTCAGTACGCGGCCGACTCGCACGGGGCCGACGACTATCGCCGGCTGGCGGCCGACGTGCTCGAGCCCAGCGCGGCCAGTAACGAAGCCGCGGCTGATCGCGCCTTATTGGCCTAG
- the nagB gene encoding glucosamine-6-phosphate deaminase, translating to MRVIVEANADQVARRAADFVADLVRNTPKCVLGLATGGTPLGLYRELARRHRDEALDFSRVVTFNLDEYVGLEPTHPQSYRHFMDMNLFRHLNVDLRNTHVPDGLADDVEKACRQYEQMIRDEGGIDLQVLGIGTDGHIAFNEPGSSLGSRTRIKSLTHETVRDNARFFGSEEAVPRLAITMGVGTILESRRCLLLACGKAKAQAVAATVEGPVTAQVTASALQLHREVIAVIDEEAASMLRRREYYCQVESAQAELERRRKSSRA from the coding sequence ATGCGCGTGATTGTCGAAGCCAATGCCGACCAGGTTGCCCGCCGCGCGGCCGATTTTGTCGCTGACCTGGTCCGCAATACTCCCAAGTGCGTGCTCGGGCTGGCCACGGGGGGCACGCCGCTGGGGCTGTATCGCGAGTTGGCGCGCCGGCACCGGGACGAGGCGCTCGACTTCTCGCGCGTGGTCACGTTCAACCTCGACGAGTACGTCGGGCTCGAACCGACCCATCCGCAGAGCTACCGGCACTTCATGGACATGAACTTGTTCCGACACCTGAACGTCGACCTGCGCAATACGCACGTGCCCGACGGGCTGGCCGATGACGTCGAAAAGGCGTGCCGCCAGTACGAGCAGATGATCCGCGACGAAGGAGGGATCGACTTGCAGGTGCTGGGCATCGGCACCGACGGACACATTGCCTTTAACGAGCCCGGCTCGTCGCTCGGCAGCCGGACGCGGATCAAGTCGCTGACCCATGAAACCGTTCGCGACAACGCGCGATTCTTCGGCAGCGAAGAAGCGGTGCCGCGGCTGGCGATCACGATGGGGGTGGGGACCATCCTGGAATCGCGGCGTTGTTTGCTGCTGGCCTGTGGCAAGGCCAAGGCCCAGGCCGTTGCCGCCACGGTCGAAGGACCGGTGACGGCCCAGGTGACCGCCTCGGCGTTGCAACTTCACCGGGAGGTGATTGCCGTCATCGACGAAGAAGCGGCCAGCATGCTGCGCCGACGCGAGTATTATTGTCAGGTCGAATCGGCCCAGGCCGAGTTGGAACGCCGCCGCAAGTCCTCGCGCGCGTAA